Proteins encoded by one window of Lutibacter sp. A64:
- a CDS encoding TonB-dependent receptor plug domain-containing protein produces the protein MKISNRILFVLLFTYTSIYAQKDTVKLKEVTITSNRIALPFSKTSRTLNIITSEEIQKSPASNVSDLLQSVVGIDIRRRGIDGMQSDLYIRGGNFDQTLVLIDGVKMDDPQTGHHSMNAILSLDNIERIEVIKGPAARVYGQNAFTGAINIVTKKIKTNTLKANLGYGSYQNLKGGITFSQKFDNGGILASLNYQESDGYRYNTDFENKSVFIKANLGNYNLTSSFTARDFGANGFYASPAAIDQYEETQTSLVALDVRYRVGNITIKPRVYWKRNQDLYLYLRHNPPAYRNLHISNKAGAETNIVLNSSLGKTGVGIDVSRVFLVSNNLEDHNRTVITGFFEHRFEINNFDITPGIAISSFSDFNTKAFPGLDVGYRFSEHFKLYSNIGYTYRVPTFTDLYYVGGNEIGNPDLKPESALSEELGIKYNTSSLDINLALFNRDAEDLIDWAKENPEDLEEKWKAKNFSEVSTKGFEIDLGYRFNLWNFEQRFNLGYSFIEDENKDEYTRYALNSIKHQVNSGIDFKFTKLFSQNISYRFVERARGESYTIIDAKIMAELANRMELFLSANNIFNTSYTETNLVPMPKGNLMLGLSYKFY, from the coding sequence ATGAAAATTTCAAATAGAATACTATTCGTTTTATTATTTACGTATACTTCAATATATGCCCAAAAAGATACTGTAAAGCTTAAAGAAGTTACAATAACATCTAATAGAATTGCATTACCATTTTCTAAAACTTCTAGAACGTTGAATATTATTACTTCAGAAGAAATACAAAAATCTCCAGCTTCTAATGTATCAGATTTGCTACAAAGTGTTGTTGGAATAGATATTAGAAGAAGAGGAATAGACGGTATGCAATCTGATTTATATATTAGAGGAGGAAATTTTGATCAAACATTAGTTTTAATTGATGGAGTTAAAATGGATGATCCTCAAACTGGACATCATTCAATGAATGCAATTTTATCATTAGATAATATTGAACGTATAGAAGTTATAAAAGGTCCTGCAGCTCGTGTATATGGACAAAATGCATTTACGGGAGCCATAAATATTGTAACAAAAAAAATTAAAACGAATACGTTAAAAGCCAATCTAGGATATGGATCTTACCAAAATTTAAAAGGAGGAATAACCTTTAGTCAAAAATTTGATAATGGAGGTATACTTGCTTCATTAAATTATCAAGAGTCTGACGGATATAGGTATAATACAGATTTTGAAAATAAATCAGTTTTTATAAAAGCTAATTTGGGTAATTACAACCTAACTTCATCTTTTACAGCTCGAGATTTTGGTGCAAATGGATTTTATGCAAGTCCTGCTGCAATTGACCAATATGAAGAAACTCAAACTAGTTTAGTAGCTTTAGATGTTAGGTATAGAGTAGGAAATATTACTATAAAGCCTAGAGTTTATTGGAAGCGTAATCAGGATTTATATTTGTATTTAAGACATAATCCACCTGCATATCGCAATTTACATATATCAAATAAAGCAGGAGCAGAGACCAATATTGTATTAAATTCTTCTTTAGGTAAAACAGGTGTAGGTATTGATGTTTCTAGAGTATTTTTAGTAAGTAATAATTTAGAGGATCATAATAGAACTGTAATAACAGGTTTTTTTGAACATAGATTTGAAATTAATAATTTTGATATAACCCCAGGAATAGCAATTAGTTCGTTTTCAGATTTCAATACAAAAGCTTTTCCAGGGTTAGATGTTGGTTATAGATTTTCTGAGCATTTTAAATTGTATAGTAATATTGGTTATACCTATAGAGTACCAACATTTACAGACCTTTATTATGTTGGAGGAAATGAAATAGGTAATCCAGATTTAAAACCTGAATCTGCTTTATCTGAAGAACTAGGTATTAAGTATAATACAAGTAGTTTAGATATTAATCTAGCCCTTTTTAATAGAGATGCCGAAGATTTAATTGATTGGGCAAAAGAAAATCCAGAGGATCTTGAAGAAAAATGGAAAGCAAAAAATTTTAGTGAGGTTTCAACAAAAGGATTTGAAATTGATTTAGGATATAGATTTAATTTATGGAATTTTGAACAACGATTTAATTTGGGATATAGTTTTATAGAAGATGAAAATAAAGATGAATATACTAGATATGCTTTAAATAGTATTAAACATCAGGTAAATTCGGGGATAGATTTTAAATTTACTAAATTATTTAGTCAAAATATTTCTTATAGATTTGTTGAAAGAGCAAGAGGAGAAAGCTATACTATAATTGATGCTAAAATTATGGCAGAGTTAGCAAATAGAATGGAATTATTTTTAAGTGCCAATAATATTTTTAATACTTCATATACCGAAACTAATCTGGTACCAATGCCAAAAGGAAATCTAATGCTAGGACTTAGTTATAAATTTTATTAG
- a CDS encoding TlpA family protein disulfide reductase, translating into MKKIITLITVLAFISCKQEVKVDYAVLSGKIENAKDDKLTFNSSKSLIKEIIKVSEEGIFLDTLKVSRGYYILSDGKNKTTLYLEAGNTVTINFDANDFENSLELSGAGSEISNYLINKNKKVKELLGEGTDIYLLEEADYKAKMNEVKTASEELLNTSEGISEDFKAKEKRDINYTYLGFVDRYQLYHSHYAKKKDFKVSDDFLKELETIDYNNEEDFLFSKNYENLVNSHYQKEAKKLAEKESIPDDIAYLKTIKEQVSNEIIKNKLAYVNSKYGITYTENLEEFYALFMKISTNEEHKKDITESYNKLKTVTKGQPSPKFENYINFKGGTTSLDDLKGKFVYVDVWATWCGPCIAEIPSLKEVEAKYHNKNIEFVSISVDAEKDYEKWKTMVKDEDLKGIQLFSDKSWKSDFVTGYLIKGIPRFILIDPNGNIVSSNAPRPSSEKLIELFNENNI; encoded by the coding sequence ATGAAAAAAATAATAACATTAATAACTGTTTTGGCATTTATTTCATGTAAACAAGAAGTAAAAGTTGATTATGCAGTTTTATCTGGTAAAATAGAAAATGCCAAAGATGATAAACTTACATTTAATAGTTCTAAAAGTCTTATTAAAGAAATAATTAAAGTATCAGAAGAAGGTATATTTTTAGATACTTTAAAAGTTTCAAGAGGATATTATATATTATCAGACGGTAAAAATAAAACTACACTTTATTTAGAAGCTGGTAATACCGTAACAATTAATTTTGATGCAAATGATTTCGAAAATTCATTAGAACTTTCTGGAGCAGGATCAGAAATAAGCAATTATTTAATTAATAAAAATAAGAAAGTAAAAGAATTATTAGGAGAAGGAACCGATATTTACCTTTTAGAAGAAGCTGATTATAAAGCTAAAATGAATGAAGTTAAAACCGCTTCAGAAGAATTATTAAACACTTCAGAAGGAATTTCAGAAGATTTTAAGGCGAAAGAGAAAAGAGATATAAACTATACCTATTTAGGTTTTGTTGATAGATACCAATTATACCATTCTCATTATGCTAAAAAGAAAGATTTTAAAGTTTCAGATGATTTTTTAAAAGAGTTAGAAACTATAGATTATAATAATGAAGAAGATTTTTTATTTTCTAAAAATTATGAAAATCTTGTAAATTCGCATTATCAAAAAGAAGCTAAAAAGTTAGCTGAAAAAGAATCTATTCCTGATGATATTGCTTATTTAAAAACTATAAAAGAGCAAGTTTCTAATGAAATAATAAAGAATAAATTAGCGTATGTAAATTCTAAATACGGTATAACTTATACAGAAAATTTAGAAGAATTTTACGCTTTATTTATGAAGATTTCAACAAATGAAGAGCATAAAAAGGACATTACTGAAAGCTATAATAAATTAAAAACAGTTACAAAAGGGCAACCTTCTCCAAAATTTGAAAATTATATTAACTTTAAAGGAGGAACTACTTCTTTAGACGATTTAAAAGGTAAGTTTGTATATGTTGATGTTTGGGCAACTTGGTGTGGACCTTGTATTGCAGAAATACCTTCTTTAAAAGAAGTAGAAGCTAAATACCATAATAAAAACATTGAGTTTGTTAGTATTTCTGTTGATGCTGAAAAGGATTATGAAAAATGGAAAACAATGGTTAAAGATGAAGACTTAAAAGGAATTCAATTGTTTTCAGATAAAAGTTGGAAATCAGATTTTGTTACTGGGTATTTAATAAAAGGGATTCCTCGTTTTATCTTAATAGATCCTAATGGAAATATTGTAAGTTCAAATGCTCCAAGACCTTCAAGTGAAAAATTAATTGAGTTATTTAACGAAAATAATATTTAA
- a CDS encoding NAD(P)H-hydrate dehydratase has translation MFILNSHQIAAADKATITNNNISSIDLMEHAAKQCFNWLHTRLQSQNIKIHIFCGIGNNGGDGLVIARYLYENGYNVNCYVVNFSEKRTNEFLVNYNRLKEIGKWPTIINGENDFPDISFEDIVIDAIFGNGLTRAPEGFTKSLINYINSTKAFTLAIDLPSGLFSDTVVIDKNAVLKATHTLTFQTPKLALLIPDNRDFIDTWEVIDIGLDLNFIKSLTPTLHYNLKSEVLQLYKPRNKWSHKGTFGHALIIGGSFGKIGAVSLTTKAALKIGSGLVSAYVPKCGYNILQIAIPEAMVEVDNDTVLEHFNFKTKATAIAIGPGMSTHEKTAIGFEKFIKENKLPLVIDADALNLLAINKSLLKFLPKNTVLTPHPKELERLVGPWKNDFEKLDKTTAFSEKYEVIVILKGAHTVIVDGATKYFNSTGNPALATAGSGDVLTGIIIGLIAQGYQAINAAILGVYLHGKTADIAISETAYETFTASSILKYLPNALLDLFNNGNPIEEEANDTEA, from the coding sequence ATGTTTATACTCAACTCACATCAAATTGCTGCTGCAGATAAGGCAACAATAACCAATAACAATATTAGTTCTATTGATTTAATGGAACATGCTGCTAAACAATGTTTTAATTGGTTACACACACGTTTACAAAGTCAAAATATTAAAATACATATATTTTGCGGAATTGGAAATAATGGTGGAGATGGTTTAGTTATTGCTCGTTACCTATATGAAAATGGTTATAATGTTAACTGCTATGTAGTAAATTTTAGTGAAAAAAGAACCAATGAATTTTTGGTGAACTACAATCGGTTAAAAGAAATAGGCAAATGGCCAACAATTATTAATGGTGAAAATGATTTTCCAGATATTTCTTTTGAAGATATTGTAATCGATGCAATTTTTGGAAACGGACTAACAAGAGCTCCTGAAGGTTTTACTAAAAGTCTAATTAATTATATAAACAGTACTAAAGCTTTTACTTTAGCAATAGATTTACCTTCTGGATTGTTTAGTGATACGGTAGTAATTGATAAAAATGCAGTTTTAAAAGCAACACATACACTTACATTTCAAACACCAAAATTAGCGCTTTTAATACCAGACAATCGCGATTTTATAGATACTTGGGAGGTAATTGATATTGGTCTTGATCTAAATTTCATTAAAAGTTTAACCCCTACTCTACACTATAATCTTAAAAGTGAAGTTTTACAATTATACAAACCTAGAAATAAGTGGTCTCATAAAGGTACTTTTGGACATGCACTTATTATTGGAGGTAGCTTTGGTAAAATTGGGGCAGTAAGCTTAACAACAAAAGCTGCATTAAAAATTGGTAGCGGCTTAGTTAGCGCATACGTACCTAAATGTGGTTATAATATTCTACAAATTGCTATCCCAGAAGCTATGGTTGAAGTTGACAATGATACTGTTCTAGAGCACTTTAATTTTAAAACAAAAGCTACTGCAATTGCTATTGGACCAGGAATGTCAACACATGAAAAAACAGCTATTGGCTTTGAAAAATTTATAAAAGAAAATAAGCTACCATTAGTAATAGATGCAGATGCTTTAAATTTATTAGCTATAAATAAATCACTTTTAAAATTTTTACCAAAAAATACAGTTTTAACTCCACATCCTAAAGAACTGGAACGTTTAGTTGGACCTTGGAAAAATGATTTTGAAAAATTAGATAAAACTACCGCTTTTTCAGAAAAATACGAAGTTATTGTGATTCTAAAAGGCGCACATACTGTTATTGTAGACGGAGCCACAAAATACTTTAACTCAACCGGAAATCCAGCCTTAGCAACTGCTGGAAGCGGTGATGTTTTAACTGGAATTATTATAGGATTAATAGCTCAAGGTTACCAAGCTATTAACGCCGCTATTTTGGGTGTTTATCTACATGGAAAAACTGCAGATATAGCAATCTCAGAAACAGCTTATGAAACCTTTACGGCTTCGTCTATTCTAAAATACTTACCAAATGCGTTATTAGATTTGTTTAATAATGGTAATCCTATTGAAGAAGAAGCTAATGATACAGAAGCTTAA
- a CDS encoding acetyl-CoA carboxylase carboxyltransferase subunit alpha, with product MEYLEFELPIKELEEQLTKCELIGKESDVDVTESCKNIEKKLLKTKTEIYKNLTAWQRVQLSRHPNRPYTLDYINYLTNGTFMELHGDRTVKDDKAMVGGLGKIGDQSFMFIGQQKGYNTKTRQYRNFGMSNPEGYRKALRLMKMAEKFGIPVITLLDTPGAYPGLEAEERGQGEAIARNIFEMTLLKTPIITIVIGEGASGGAVGIGVGDRVYMMENTWYSVISPESCSSILWRSWEYKEKAAEALKLTATDMKKQKLIDGIIKEPLGGAHYDRENAFKEVEKTILKAFKELKDLKPDDLVKKRMNKYAEMGEFKG from the coding sequence ATGGAATATTTAGAATTTGAATTACCAATAAAAGAATTAGAAGAACAATTAACGAAGTGCGAATTAATTGGTAAAGAAAGTGATGTAGATGTAACAGAAAGTTGCAAAAACATTGAAAAAAAATTGCTAAAAACTAAAACCGAAATATATAAAAACCTTACAGCTTGGCAAAGAGTTCAGTTGTCGAGACACCCAAACAGACCATATACCTTAGATTATATAAACTATCTAACAAATGGTACTTTTATGGAACTACACGGTGATAGAACTGTAAAAGATGATAAAGCAATGGTTGGCGGACTAGGTAAAATAGGAGATCAATCATTTATGTTTATCGGTCAGCAAAAAGGTTACAATACCAAAACACGCCAATACAGAAACTTTGGAATGTCTAATCCTGAAGGTTATAGAAAAGCTCTAAGGCTTATGAAAATGGCTGAAAAATTTGGAATTCCTGTTATTACACTTCTAGACACTCCTGGTGCTTATCCTGGATTAGAAGCTGAAGAACGTGGACAAGGTGAAGCAATTGCTCGTAATATTTTTGAAATGACACTGCTAAAAACACCTATTATAACAATTGTAATTGGTGAAGGTGCTTCTGGTGGTGCTGTTGGTATTGGTGTAGGTGATAGAGTTTATATGATGGAAAATACTTGGTATTCCGTTATATCTCCCGAATCTTGCTCTTCAATTCTATGGAGAAGTTGGGAATACAAAGAGAAAGCAGCAGAAGCTCTTAAACTTACTGCTACAGATATGAAAAAGCAAAAATTAATTGATGGTATTATTAAAGAACCTCTTGGTGGTGCACATTATGATAGAGAAAATGCTTTTAAAGAAGTTGAAAAAACAATCTTAAAGGCTTTTAAAGAACTCAAAGATTTAAAGCCTGATGATTTAGTAAAAAAACGAATGAATAAATATGCAGAAATGGGTGAATTCAAAGGGTAA
- a CDS encoding DMT family transporter, with translation MPKTNLKNYLHLHFIVFIWGFTAVLGALITIDAIPLVWYRMSLAVIVLFIYFLIKKKNLKVPPKTLIKFFIGGVLIAIHWIAFFSAIKVSNVSIALVSMSTGALFTSFIEPLFFKRRINITELIFGLIVISGLYIIFNVENDYTLGIIYALIASLLSALFTVINGLFVKQNDGATISFYQLLFGVLFITVYILFSTGFTSEAFTLTTNDIIYLIILSTICTAYAFIISIDIMKYLTPYTVMLTINLEPVYGILLAVLIFGESEKMTPQFYLGAAIIFVTVVINGMLKNKKST, from the coding sequence ATGCCAAAAACTAACTTAAAAAACTATTTACATCTCCACTTTATAGTATTTATTTGGGGATTTACAGCTGTATTAGGAGCACTAATAACTATAGACGCAATACCATTAGTTTGGTATAGAATGTCACTCGCTGTAATTGTACTTTTTATTTACTTTTTAATTAAAAAAAAGAACCTAAAAGTACCACCCAAAACACTTATAAAATTTTTTATAGGTGGTGTGCTTATTGCCATACATTGGATTGCCTTTTTTTCAGCTATAAAAGTTTCTAATGTTTCAATTGCATTAGTTTCAATGAGTACAGGAGCCTTATTCACTTCGTTTATTGAACCTCTTTTTTTTAAACGAAGAATAAATATTACTGAATTAATTTTTGGCCTTATTGTTATTTCAGGTTTATACATAATTTTTAATGTAGAAAACGATTATACACTTGGTATTATTTACGCCCTAATAGCATCATTGCTTTCTGCATTATTTACAGTAATCAATGGCTTATTTGTTAAACAAAATGATGGAGCAACAATTTCATTCTATCAATTGCTTTTTGGGGTATTATTTATAACTGTTTATATTTTATTTTCAACAGGGTTTACTTCTGAAGCTTTTACATTAACTACCAACGATATAATTTATTTAATAATTTTAAGCACAATTTGTACAGCATATGCTTTTATAATTTCTATTGATATTATGAAATACCTAACACCGTATACAGTAATGCTTACCATAAATTTAGAACCCGTTTATGGAATTCTTTTAGCCGTATTAATATTTGGAGAGTCAGAAAAAATGACCCCACAATTTTATTTAGGAGCTGCTATAATTTTTGTTACAGTAGTTATAAATGGAATGTTAAAAAATAAAAAAAGCACCTAA
- a CDS encoding LptF/LptG family permease yields the protein MRILDKYILSKFLSSFALVLVLLLPIAIAIDVAEKVDKFLRHADLSVTEIIQDYYIHFIVIFGNTFMPLALFIAVIFFTSKLASNTEIIAIHSAKISFTRFLKPYFIGATLVTLLALGMNHFVVPNSNEIFNKFSKKYLKSKKYNENHITNINLQLDSNDYIYLKSYNLGTKQGQKFSYEKFEGTKLKYKLMAENIRWIEKDTVFRLNTYKKRFLLEDRDSIKQGIKLDTLLAFKPNDLVNIDDLAKEMTSIKLYEYIEQSRQRGVGNLNTYLVELHKRTSLPISTYILTFIAVSLAAKKRRGGMGINLAIGITLMFVYVFFLKIVEVLGAGAETNAFVMVWLPNIFFGALAAYLYYKNAKN from the coding sequence TTGAGAATATTAGATAAATACATACTTTCAAAATTTTTATCATCCTTTGCTTTGGTGCTAGTATTACTACTACCAATAGCAATTGCCATTGATGTTGCTGAAAAAGTAGATAAATTTTTACGCCACGCAGATTTATCAGTAACAGAAATTATACAAGATTATTACATCCATTTTATTGTAATATTTGGTAATACATTTATGCCTTTAGCATTATTTATTGCCGTAATCTTTTTTACATCTAAATTAGCTTCAAACACAGAAATTATAGCAATTCATTCAGCTAAAATTTCTTTCACTAGATTTTTAAAACCTTATTTTATTGGAGCTACTTTAGTTACCTTATTAGCTTTAGGTATGAATCATTTTGTAGTTCCAAATAGTAATGAGATTTTTAATAAATTCAGTAAAAAATACTTAAAAAGTAAAAAATACAATGAAAATCATATAACAAATATCAATTTACAACTTGACTCTAATGACTATATCTATTTAAAAAGTTACAACTTAGGCACAAAACAAGGTCAAAAATTTTCTTATGAAAAATTTGAGGGCACTAAATTAAAATATAAGTTAATGGCTGAAAATATTAGATGGATAGAGAAAGATACCGTTTTTAGACTTAATACTTACAAAAAAAGATTCCTCTTAGAAGATAGAGACTCTATAAAACAAGGTATAAAATTAGACACCTTATTAGCCTTTAAACCAAATGATTTAGTCAACATAGATGATTTAGCTAAAGAAATGACTTCTATTAAGTTATACGAATACATAGAACAATCTAGACAAAGAGGTGTTGGTAATTTAAATACTTATTTGGTAGAACTTCATAAAAGAACTAGTTTACCAATTTCAACATACATACTTACTTTTATAGCAGTTAGTTTAGCCGCAAAAAAAAGAAGAGGTGGTATGGGTATTAATCTAGCTATAGGAATAACCTTAATGTTTGTGTACGTATTTTTCTTAAAAATTGTTGAAGTTTTAGGTGCTGGTGCAGAAACAAATGCATTTGTAATGGTTTGGCTCCCAAATATCTTTTTTGGAGCACTTGCAGCATACTTATATTATAAAAATGCCAAAAACTAA
- the tgt gene encoding tRNA guanosine(34) transglycosylase Tgt, whose amino-acid sequence MQFELKSKDAQSKARAGIITTDHGTIETPIFMPVGTVGTVKGVHQTELKNEINPDIILGNTYHLYLRPQTKILEKAGGLHKFMNWDRNILTDSGGYQVYSLSGRRKIKEEGVKFKSHIDGSYHTFTPENVMEIQRSIGADIIMAFDECTPYPCEYNYAKRSMHMTHRWLKRCITHLEKTPFKYDYSQAFFPIVQGSTYKDLRKQSAEFIASVGAEGNAIGGLSVGEPAEEMYEMTEVVTAILPEDKPRYLMGVGTPINILENIALGIDMFDCVMPTRNARNGMLFTAHGTINIKNKKWEDDFSAIDEMGITYVDTLYSKAYLRHLFIAKELLGKQIASIHNLGFYLWLVREARKHILAGDFTEWKNRMVNQMNKRL is encoded by the coding sequence ATGCAATTTGAACTAAAAAGTAAAGACGCTCAAAGCAAAGCTAGAGCAGGGATTATAACAACCGACCACGGCACTATTGAAACTCCAATTTTTATGCCTGTAGGTACTGTTGGAACAGTAAAAGGTGTGCACCAAACAGAGTTAAAAAATGAGATAAATCCTGATATTATTTTAGGAAACACCTACCATTTATACTTACGCCCGCAAACTAAAATATTAGAAAAAGCCGGTGGTTTGCATAAATTTATGAATTGGGATCGTAATATTTTAACCGATAGTGGTGGTTATCAAGTATATTCTCTTTCAGGAAGAAGAAAAATAAAAGAAGAAGGTGTAAAATTTAAAAGTCATATAGATGGTTCTTACCATACTTTTACTCCTGAAAATGTTATGGAAATTCAGCGCTCAATTGGTGCTGATATTATTATGGCCTTTGATGAATGTACACCCTACCCTTGCGAATATAATTACGCAAAACGCTCTATGCATATGACACATAGATGGTTAAAACGTTGCATTACTCATTTAGAAAAAACTCCGTTTAAATACGATTACAGTCAAGCTTTTTTCCCAATTGTGCAAGGAAGTACTTATAAAGATTTAAGAAAACAATCTGCCGAATTTATTGCCTCTGTTGGTGCTGAAGGAAATGCTATTGGAGGACTTTCAGTTGGAGAACCTGCTGAAGAAATGTATGAAATGACAGAAGTTGTAACAGCTATTTTACCCGAAGATAAACCTCGCTATTTAATGGGAGTTGGAACACCTATAAATATTTTAGAAAATATTGCGTTAGGTATAGATATGTTCGACTGTGTAATGCCAACTAGAAATGCTAGAAATGGAATGCTTTTTACAGCACACGGAACCATAAATATAAAAAATAAAAAATGGGAAGATGATTTTTCTGCAATTGATGAAATGGGAATAACATACGTAGACACGCTCTATTCTAAAGCTTATTTACGTCATTTATTTATTGCGAAAGAATTATTAGGTAAACAAATAGCTTCTATACATAATTTAGGCTTTTATTTATGGTTGGTTCGTGAAGCTAGAAAGCATATATTAGCAGGAGATTTTACCGAATGGAAAAACCGTATGGTAAATCAAATGAATAAGCGCTTGTAA